In the Cheilinus undulatus linkage group 19, ASM1832078v1, whole genome shotgun sequence genome, one interval contains:
- the mc4r gene encoding melanocortin receptor 4: MNTTDFHGLIQGYLNRTVLLNKDLPPEDKDSSTGCYEQLLISTEVFLTLGIVSLLENIMVVAAIIKNKNLHSPMYFFICSLAVADMLVSASNASETIVIALINGGSLTIPVTLIKSMDNVFDSMICSSLLASICSLLAIAVDRYITIFYALRYHNIVTLRRAMLVISSIWTCCIVSGILFIIYSESTTVLICLITMFFTMLVLMASLYVHMFLLARLHMKRIAALPGNAPIHQRANMKGAITLTILLGVFVVCWAPFFLHLILMITCPRNPYCTCFMSHFNMYLILIMCNSVIDPIIYAFRSQEMRKTFKEIFCCSQALLCV; the protein is encoded by the coding sequence ATGAACACCACCGACTTTCATGGTTTGATCCAAGGCTACTTGAACAGGACTGTACTACTAAACAAAGACTTACCACCAGAGGATAAGGACTCCTCTACAGGATGCTATGAACAGCTGCTGATATCCACAGAGGTTTTCCTCACTCTGGGGATTGTCAGCCTCCTGGAGAACATCATGGTCGTTGCAGCTATCATCAAAAACAAGAACCTGCACTCACCGATGTACTTTTTCATCTGCAGCCTCGCAGTCGCTGACATGCTTGTGAGTGCCTCCAACGCTTCAGAGACCATTGTGATAGCGCTCATCAATGGAGGCAGCCTGACAATCCCTGTGACACTAATCAAAAGCATGGACAATGTGTTCGACTCGATGATCTGCAGCTCTCTGTTGGCATCCATATGCAGCTTACTCGCCATCGCCGTTGACCGTTACATCACTATTTTCTACGCACTTCGATATCACAACATCGTAACTTTACGGAGAGCGATGCTGGTCATCAGCAGCATCTGGACGTGCTGCATCGTCTCTGGCATCCTCTTCATAATCTACTCAGAGAGCACCACCGTGCTAATCTGCCTCATAACTATGTTTTTCACCATGCTCGTGCTCATGGCATCACTCTACGTGCACATGTTCCTGCTGGCACGCCTGCACATGAAGCGCATCGCAGCTCTGCCGGGCAATGCGCCCATCCACCAGCGAGCCAACATGAAGGGTGCTATCACCCTCACCATCCTCCTTGGGGTGTTTGTGGTGTGCTGggctcctttctttctccatctCATCCTCATGATCACCTGCCCCAGGAACCCCTACTGCACTTGCTTCATGTCCCACTTCAACATGTACCTCATTCTCATCATGTGCAACTCGGTCATCGACCCCATCATCTACGCCTTTCGCAGCCAGGAGATGAGGAAAACCTTCAAAGAGATTTTCTGCTGCTCACAGGCACTCCTTTGTGTCTGA